A single region of the Cyclopterus lumpus isolate fCycLum1 chromosome 16, fCycLum1.pri, whole genome shotgun sequence genome encodes:
- the col6a4a gene encoding collagen alpha-6(VI) chain — protein sequence MEGRRGLLLSLIMAVCFYCNTAEKTVCTQEAVADIVFMVDGSWSIGTENFQQIRQFLSTLVNSFDVGPEQVRIGLVQYSTTPRSEFLLNTYQSKKDILQYISSLPYMGGGTQTGLGLDFMLNEHFVEKAGSRGGQNVPQIAVVITDGKSQDNVESHAQDLKRKGIVLYAIGIKDADEDQLTEIANEPHSQHVYSVSDFAALQGISQSIVQTLCTTVEEVKRQLLQLSQECAKATVADIVFLVDGSSSIGISNFQEIRQFLRSIVNGLDIGPDKVRIGLAQYSDETTTEFLLKDHMDKNSLLAAVEALSYQTGGTETGEAITYLQNNYFTEDAGSRASQRVPQIAVVITDGDSTDDVNAPAKSLRQHGVIVFGIGVGEANRKELESIANRPPDRFLSSIANYQALKMLKDRLLHTVCISVEDQRQALAERFADIFFLVDSGMSPTDFQQVRTLLTRLVNQLNIGASAYRLGLAQYGPDIRVEFLLNALQTKEDTQTAVKRFRQRRLQPNEPRKLGSALEFASTNLFTTEAGSRADQGYRQFLVVISGKESDDPVYRESRLIKSSGVTVVGMSVGASMQEMRLVATAPYIYESITNVPALRAIFEREELETILTGDCKAAKLADIVFIVDESGSIGTPNFQLVRTFLHSVVSGLEVSPSRVRVGIVTYNEKSTAQVYLNTFNDKKELLKFIKILPYRGGGTNTGEALKYALKEVFIPQRGSRRAKGVQQVAVVITDGESQDNVSTAAANLRRDGITVYAVGVKDANDAQLVEMASYPSHKHKFIVDSFAKLKSLEQSLQKILCHNILRQAVSISTRRTGIKEGCVQTDEADIFFLIDHSGSIYPKDFKDMKMFITEFLHTFRIGPQHVRMGVVKYADSADLEFDLTEYANAKTLEKAVEGIRQIGGGTETGRALEFMGPHFDRAMVTRGHKVPEYLVVITDGKSSDEVKAPAEKLRAQGVIVYAIGVKNADAVELGEIAGDPKRTFFVNNFDALRPIKDDIITDICSQDACKDTPGDLLFLIDSSGSIFPQDYEKMKEFMKSVIGKSVIGQNKLHVGVMQFSTVQQLAFPLNLYYSKEDMSKAIDDMQQVGGGTLTGGAITDVSQYFDTTKGGRPDMRQRLIVITDGEAQDQVKGPAEALRAKGVLVYAIGVVDANTTQLLEISGSPDRTYAERNFDALKDLESQVAMELCDPERECKKTERADIIFLVDGSTSITLSKFRSMQKFMASMVNQTTVGKDLTRFGVILYSNNPKSVFTLKTYNSKREVLKAISALKSPYGDTYTGKALAYSLEFFNDAHGGRAGLQVPQILVVITDGDATDRNSLVPPSVALQDKGISVFSIGVEGANRTQLEIMSGHDTSRVFYVDNFDALETLYKNITHVLCNSTKPVCEKQQADLVFLIDQSGSISPNDYTTMKQFTTGLVNSFKVSETFVRVGLAQFSNTFQKEFYLNKFYSEQAVTKHILDMEQLGGGTNIGVALDSIRKYFEASQGSRRSEGVSQNLVLITDGESQDDVEDAADRLRALGIEVFAIGIGNVHDLELLQITGTPERLFTVQSFGSLEKIKQKVVDTICKSKPIKDPSACSIDIVMGFDISRENRAPGEMLVSGHAKLEAFLPEIARYVSSVQGLCCVGPEPVKTNIAYKVVAQDGRSIYDFNFEGYSKDVVNKVMTLNLAEPTYFNTDLLKALRKKFSAQSQAGVKVLVIFSDGLDEDVMKLEQESELLRQSGVSALLIVALEGARDPAQLQMVEFGRGFGYKLPLSIGMTSIGSTVLQQIDSVSDRECCNVMCKCSGHEGARGSRGPPGSKGLSGQNGFPGFPGDEGLAGERGRPGPAGPQGVQGCSGLRGPKGYRGLRGNRGEQGEFGLDGVDGEQGRTGKDGGRGSRGDPGNPGIPGIRGEAGLRGQRGLRGDPGEPGADNTRPGAKGDPGNPGLPGTPGQDGRPGDSGAVGNPGPDGRRGALGEKGAPGGPGVLGLQGSLGASGPQGTRGVRGQPGPRGVPGLPGPQGGPGSSGAPGSGGRRGANGQKGQPGDPGDKGVPGSKGPRGMAGQDGKDGHGPAGPKGVRGDPGFPGYPGLLGEDGLQGPNGQPGRKGNRGRGGNSGRPGESGVSGEPGYRGHKGPRGLPGGKGMTECQLITSIRDNCACSLGPSECPAFPTELVLGLDMSEDVTPAAFERQRSVLLSLLENITVSESNCPTGARVAVVGYSAYTKYLIRFQDYHRKTQLMESVKNIALERTSNRRQLGAAMRFVGQNVFKRVRAGMMMRKVAVFLSNGPSPDVNDIVTAVMEYRALGIVPAVISLRNAPAVGRAMEVDDSGSSIFSVLGKDMSADLEKVKECAVCYDPCRRSPQCAFIQEPLQPQEVDMDLVMVVDGSREMQADEYAGVQQLLGSVVEQLVVSPQPRRAGNQARVAVVQQGGAQDTTLGFGFGTYQTSALMRKHLIRNMTQQGGSSVLGRTLEFTLKEVLLKAGQPRRRRVLLTVVGTQTAHEDRAKLRYISQKAKCEGAVLFVVTVGDRYDRSQVEELASLPVQQHLIHIGSLKTDEQGYAQRFFRVFLSALNKGMNTYPPPAFKRTCDQLTEQSGGQTFINGQGTAVVDEEEFREEEEERFQEQTGGQTETGQLDIVHSLTGGDEQRFISHSNDLNLLPSPELASFVSKDRCLLGQDQGSCQNYTMMWFFDSQQKECARFWFGGCGGNENRFKTQDECKNLCVTKSR from the exons ATGGAGGGGAGGCGGGGTCTTCTCCTCAGCCTCATCATGGCAGTGTGTTTCTACTGCAACACCGCTGAGAAAACAG TCTGCACTCAAGAAGCTGTAGCCGACATCGTCTTCATGGTGGATGGGTCGTGGAGCATCGGCACCGAAAACTTCCAACAGATCCGTCAGTTTCTGTCCACGCTGGTCAACAGCTTCGATGTTGGGCCTGAGCAGGTCCGTATCGGGCTGGTTCAGTACAGCACCACTCCACGCAGCGAGTTCCTGCTCAACACCTACCAGAGCAAGAAGGACATCCTCCAATACATCAGCAGCTTACCTTACATGGGAGGCGGCACCCAGACGGGGCTCGGCTTGGACTTCATGCTGAATGAGCACTTTGTGGAGAAAGCCGGAAGCCGAGGGGGCCAGAATGTGCCGCAGATCGCTGTGGTGATCACTGACGGCAAATCACAGGACAACGTAGAGTCCCACGCTCAAGACCTGAAGAGAAAGGGAATTGTTTTGTATGCGATTGGTATCAAAGATGCAgatgaagaccagctgacagagATAGCCAATGAGCCTCACAGCCAGCACGTCTACAGCGTGTCTGACTTTGCAGCACTGCAGGGGATCTCTCAGAGCATTGTCCAGACGCTCTGCACAACTGTAGAGGAAGTCAAACGACAACTCCTGCAATTGTCTCAAG AATGTGCCAAAGCCACGGTGGCCGACATCGTCTTCCTGGTCGACGGCTCTTCCAGCATCGGCATCAGTAACTTTCAGGAGATCCGGCAGTTTCTCCGTAGCATAGTCAACGGCCTGGACATCGGCCCTGACAAGGTTCGGATCGGCTTGGCTCAGTACAGCGATGAAACTACCACAGAGTTCCTGCTGAAGGATCACATGGACAAGAATTCCCTGCTGGCTGCAGTGGAAGCCCTTTCCTACCAAACAGGAGGCACGGAAACAGGCGAAGCCATCACATACCTCCAAAATAACTATTTCACAGAGGATGCGGGGAGCCGAGCCAGCCAACGGGTGCCTCAGATCGCTGTGGTCATCACAGATGGAGACTCCACGGACGATGTGAATGCGCCTGCCAAAAGCCTGAGGCAGCACGGAGTCATCGTGTTTGGCATCGGGGTGGGAGAAGCTAACCGGAAGGAGCTGGAGTCCATCGCTAACCGGCCTCCAGATCGCTTCTTGTCCTCCATTGCTAACTACCAGGCTCTGAAGATGCTGAAAGATCGTCTGCTGCACACTGTTTGCATCTCTGTGGAGGACCAGAGGCAAG cctTGGCAGAAAGGTTTGCAGACATCTTCTTCCTGGTGGACAGTGGCATGTCTCCAACAGACTTCCAGCAGGTCAGGACCCTCCTAACCCGACTGGTCAATCAGCTAAACATTGGAGCATCCGCCTACCGTCTGGGCTTGGCCCAGTACGGTCCGGATATCAGGGTTGAATTTCTTCTCAATGCCCTCCAAACCAAAGAGGATACTCAGACCGCTGTCAAGCGTTTCCGCCAGCGAAGACTGCAACCCAACGAGCCTCGTAAACTGGGCAGCGCTTTGGAGTTTGCCAGCACAAACCTTTTCACCACTGAGGCAGGGAGCCGGGCGGACCAAGGCTACCGACAGTTCCTGGTTGTTATCAGTGGAAAAGAATCTGATGATCCCGTGTATAGGGAGTCACGTCTGATCAAATCCTCAGGAGTTACTGTGGTGGGCATGAGTGTTGGTGCATCCATGCAGGAGATGCGCCTCGTTGCGACTGCACCGTACATCTACGAGTCCATCACCAATGTACCCGCACTCAGGGCTATCTTTGAAAGAGAGGAGCTGGAGACCATTCTCACTGGAG ATTGCAAAGCAGCCAAATTGGCCGACATCGTGTTCATCGTTGATGAGTCTGGAAGCATTGGGACCCCCAACTTCCAGCTGGTGCGGACTTTCCTCCACTCGGTTGTGAGCGGCCTGGAAGTCAGTCCCTCTCGAGTCCGAGTGGGCATCGTTACGTACAACGAGAAGTCCACAGCACAGGTTTACCTGAACACCTTCAATGACAAGAAGGAGTTGCTGAAGTTCATCAAGATCCTGCCTTATCGTGGAGGTGGTACGAACACTGGAGAGGCCTTAAAGTATGCCCTGAAAGAGGTTTTTATCCCAcaaagaggaagcaggagagcAAAGGGtgtccagcaggtggcggtgGTGATCACAGACGGTGAATCGCAAGACAACGTGAGCACAGCAGCAGCTAATCTTCGTCGAGATGGTATCACCGTTTACGCAGTAGGGGTCAAAGATGCCAACGATGCCCAGCTGGTGGAGATGGCGTCTTATCCATCCCATAAGCACAAGTTTATTGTGGACAGTTTTGCCAAACTGAAATCACTAGAGCAGAGCTTGCAGAAAATCCTCTGCCATAACATCCTTCGGCAAGCAGTCTCAATCAGTACAAGAAGAACTGGCATCAAAGAAG GCTGTGTACAAACGGATGAAGCTGACATCTTCTTCCTGATTGATCACTCAGGAAGCATTTACCCCAAAGACTTTAAAGACATGAAGATGTTCATTACTGAGTTTCTACATACCTTCCGTATTGGGCCACAACATGTCCGCATGGGGGTTGTAAAATACGCAGATTCGGCAGATTTAGAATTTGATCTGACAGAGTACGCCAATGCAAAGACATTGGAGAAAGCCGTAGAGGGAATTAGGCAAATAGGAGGTGGGACAGAGACGGGAAGAGCTCTGGAATTCATGGGCCCGCACTTTGATAGAGCCATGGTAACTCGTGGACACAAAGTCCCGGAGTACCTGGTGGTCATCACCGATGGAAAATCCTCAGATGAGGTCAAGGCTCCCGCAGAAAAGCTGAGGGCGCAGGGCGTCATCGTCTATGCCATTGGGGTGAAAAATGCAGATGCTGTTGAGCTGGGAGAGATTGCCGGTGACCCCAAGAGGACTTTCTTTGTCAATAATTTTGATGCTTTGAGGCCCATCAAGGACGACATCATCACAGACATCTGTTCTCAAGACG CTTGTAAAGACACACCAGGCGACCTCCTTTTCTTGATTGACAGTTCTGGGAGCATATTTCCACAAGACTACGAGAAAATGAAAGAATTCATGAAATCTGTCATCGGCAAGTCCGTCATCGGGCAGAACAAGCTGCACGTTGGTGTCATGCAGTTCAGCACTGTCCAACAACTAGCCTTCCCCCTCAACCTCTACTACAGCAAGGAAGACATGTCCAAAGCCATCGATGACATGCAGCAGGTTGGTGGCGGCACACTCACAGGTGGAGCCATTACTGATGTGTCGCAGTACTTTGATACAACCAAAGGAGGGCGTCCTGACATGAGGCAGAGGCTGATAGTGATAACAGACGGTGAGGCCCAAGACCAGGTCAAAGGCCCAGCCGAGGCTCTGAGGGCCAAGGGAGTGTTGGTCTACGCCATCGGAGTGGTGGACGCCAACACCACCCAGCTGCTGGAGATTAGCGGTTCACCAGACAGGACTTATGCTGAGAGGAACTTTGATGCTCTGAAGGACTTGGAGAGTCAGGTCGCCATGGAGCTCTGTGATCCAGAGAGAG AGTGTAAGAAGACAGAAAGAGCTGACATTATTTTCCTGGTTGACGGCTCCACAAGCATAACCCTGAGCAAGTTCAGAAGCATGCAGAAGTTTATGGCGTCAATGGTGAACCAAACCACTGTTGGCAAGGACCTGACTCGCTTCGGGGTAATTCTTTACTCCAACAACCCCAAATCTGTTTTTACTCTGAAAACGTACAACTCCAAACGAGAGGTTCTTAAAGCAATATCAGCACTGAAGTCCCCATATGGAGACACCTACACTGGCAAGGCTTTGGCATACTCTTTAGAGTTCTTCAACGATGCACATGGTGGTCGGGCGGGTCTTCAGGTGCCACAGATTCTTGTGGTGATCACAGATGGTGACGCTACTGACCGTAACAGTCTGGTCCCTCCATCTGTGGCACTGCAAGACAAAGGGATCAGTGTCTTCAGTATCGGAGTTGAAGGAGCCAACAGGACACAGCTGGAGATCATGTCTGGTCACGACACGTCCAGAGTTTTCTATGTGGATAACTTTGATGCCCTGGAAACGCTGTACAAGAATATTACTCATGTCCTCTGCAATTCCACCAAGCCAG TTTGTGAGAAACAGCAGGCTGACCTGGTCTTCCTCATCGATCAGTCTGGCAGCATCAGCCCAAATGACTACACCACCATGAAGCAGTTCACCACAGGACTGGTGAACAGCTTTAAAGTCAGTGAAACTTTTGTGCGTGTAGGACTTGCCCAGTTCAGCAACACTTTCCAGAAAGAGTTTTACCTCAACAAGTTTTACAGCGAGCAAGCTGTGACCAAGCACATCTTGGACATGGAGCAGCTCGGAGGAGGCACCAACATTGGCGTGGCCCTGGACTCCATCAGGAAATATTTTGAGGCGTCACAGGGCAGCCGAAGATCTGAAGGGGTCTCACAGAATCTGGTGCTGATCACAGATGGTGAATCGCAGGATGACGTTGAGGATGCAGCAGACCGTCTCAGGGCTCTAGGGATCGAGGTTTTTGCCATCGGCATTGGAAACGTCCACGATCTAGAGCTCCTGCAGATCACTGGCACTCCAGAGAGGTTGTTTACTGTGCAGAGCTTCGGCAGCTTGGAAAAGATCAAACAAAAGGTGGTGGATACGATCTGCAAATCTAAACCCATCAAAGATCCCAGTG CCTGCAGCATTGATATCGTCATGGGATTCGATATTTCTCGGGAAAACAGAGCTCCTGGCGAGATGCTGGTCAGCGGCCACGCCAAGCTCGAGGCTTTCCTGCCAGAGATCGCCCGTTACGTTTCTTCAGTTCAAGGTCTGTGCTGCGTCGGTCCAGAACCTGTGAAGACCAACATCGCCTATAAAGTGGTGGCACAAGATGGACGCTCCATCTACGACTTCAACTTTGAAGGCTACAGCAAAGACGTGGTGAATAAAGTCATGACCTTGAATTTGGCAGAGCCCACTTACTTCAACACTGACCTGCTGAAGGCCTTAAGGAAGAAGTTCAGTGCCCAGTCCCAAGCTGGCGTGAAG GTGCTGGTGATCTTCTCAGACGGACTCGATGAGGACGTGATGAAACTGGAGCAGGAATCAGAGCTTCTGCGACAGTCTG GGGTCAGCGCTCTGCTGATAGTGGCCCTGGAAGGGGCCCGAGACCCCGCCCAGCTGCAGATGGTGGAGTTTGGACGAGGATTCGGCTACAAGCTTCCTCTCAGCATTGGCATGACAAGCATCGGCAGCACCGTCCTCCAGCAGATC gacTCAGTGTCAGACAGGGAGTGCTGCAACGTCATGTGCAAATGTTCAGGACATGAAGGCGCCCGAGGCTCTCGGGGCCCCCCGGGGTCAAAG GGTTTGTCTGGACAGAACGGGTTCCCCGGGTTCCCCGGAGACGAAGGCCTCGCT GGGGAGCGTGGCCGTCCTGGACCGGCTGGACCTCAGGGGGTCCAGGGTTGTTCTGGGCTCAGAGGACCGAAG GGCTACCGAGGACTCCGTGGTAACAGG GGAGAACAAGGAGAGTTTGGGCTGGACGGGGTCGATGGAGAACAG GGACGGacgggaaaagatggaggtcGAGGATCAAGAGGAGACCCAGGAAACCCA GGCATCCCGGGGATCCGAGGGGAGGCGGGTCTGAGAGGACAGCGAGGACTCCGAGGAGATCCG GGGGAACCAGGTGCTGATAACACCAGACCAGGAGCCAAAGGAGACCCGGGGAACCCAGGCTTACCG GGGACACCTGGACAAGACGGCCGGCCAGGGGACAGTGGAGCGGTAGGAAACCCG GGTCCAGATGGAAGAAGAGGCGCGCTCGGTGAGAAG GGGGCACCTGGAGGACCAGGAGTTTTAGGACTCCAGGGCAGCCTCGGTGCTTCAGGTCCTCAG GGTAccagaggggtcagaggtcaacctgGGCCAAGAGGGGTCCCTGGACTTCCTGGACCTCAG GGAGGACCAGGATCAAGTGGAGCGCCGGGATCAGGCGGACGACGTGGAGCTAATGGACAGAAG ggcCAACCAGGGGATCCAGGGGATAAAGGTGTTCCAGGCTCAAAGGGACCCAGAGGAATGGCG GGTCAGGACGGCAAGGACGGTCATGGACCTGCAGGACCTAAAGGAGTTCGG GGAGATCCTGGTTTCCCCGGGTACCCAGGTCTACTG ggtgaggaCGGCCTGCAGGGACCGAATGGACAACCGGGACGCAAAGGGAACCGAGGACGAGGC GGAAACTCAGGCAGGCCAGGAGAATCAGGCGTGTCAGGAGAACCAGGATATCGAGGTCACAAG GGCCCCAGAGGTCTCCCTGGAGGAAAAGGCATGACT GAGTGTCAGCTGATCACCTCCATCAGAGACAACTGTG cGTGTTCCCTGG GTCCGTCAGAGTGTCCGGCCTTCCCCACCGAGCTGGTGTTGGGTCTGGACATGTCGGAGGACGTGACCCCGGCGGCCTTCGAGAGGCAACGCTCCGTCCTCCTGTCCCTGCTGGAGAACATCACCGTCTCCGAGAGCAACTGTCCGACGGGCGCTCGTGTCGCGGTGGTGGGTTACAGCGCCTACACCAAGTACCTGATCCGCTTCCAGGACTACCACCGCAAGACTCAGCTGATGGAGTCTGTAAAGAACATCGCCCTGGAGAGGACGTCCAACCGGCGCCAGCTGGGGGCCGCCATGCGCTTCGTGGGTCAGAACGTCTTCAAGCGCGTCCGAGCAGGAATGATGATGAGGAAGGTGgctgtcttcctctctaacGGGCCGTCACCGGATGTTAACGACATCGTCACCGCCGTGATGGAGTACCGGGCACTCGGCATCGTCCCGGCGGTCATCTCTCTGAGGAACGCTCCGGCTGTTGGTCGAGCCATGGAG GTCGACGACTCAGGAAGTTCCATCTTCAGCGTTCTTGGGAAAGACATGTCTGCTGACCTGGAGAAGGTCAAGGAGTGTGCAGTCTGTTACG ACCCCTGCCGGCGTTCGCCGCAGTGCGCCTTCATCCAGGAACCACTGCAGCCTCAGGAGGTTGACATGGAcctggtgatggtggtggacGGCTCCAGGGAGATGCAGGCTGACGAGTACGCCGGCGTCCAGCAGCTGCTTGGCTCGGTAGTGGAACAGCTGGTCGTGAGCCCGCAGCCCCGCAGGGCCGGCAACCAGGCCCGGGTGGCCGTGGTCCAACAGGGCGGCGCGCAGGATACCACGCTAGGGTTTGGCTTCGGGACCTACCAGACCAGCGCCCTGATGAGGAAGCACCTGATCCGGAACATGACGCAGCAGGGAGGCTCGTCGGTGCTGGGACGGACTCTGGAGTTCACCCTGAAGGAGGTGCTGCTGAAGGCCGGCCAGCCCCGGAGGAGGAGGGTGCTGCTGACCGTGGTGGGCACCCAGACTGCTCACGAGGACCGAGCCAAGCTGCGCTACATCTCCCAGAAGGCCAAGTGTGAGGGGGCGGTGCTGTTCGTGGTGACGGTCGGAGATCGCTACGACCGGTCGCAGGTGGAGGAGCTGGCTAGTCTGCCTGTTCAGCAGCACCTGATCCACATTGGGAGTCTGAAGACTGACGAGCAGGGCTACGCCCAACGCTTCTTCAGAGTCTTCCTCTCCGCCCTCAACA AGGGAATGAACACGTatcctcctcctgctttcaAACGGACATGTGACCAGCTGACAGAACAATCCGGAGGACAAACATTCATAAACGG TCAGGGGACGGCAGTGGTGGATGAGGAAGAGttcagggaggaagaggaggagaggttcCAGGAACAGACGGGAGGACAGACTGAGACCGGCCAGCTGGACATCGTCCACAGTCTGACCGGAGGAGACGAGCAGAGATTCATCTCCCACTCTAACG ATCTAAACCTGCTGCCGAGTCCCGAGCTGGCCAGCTTCGTCTCCAAAG ACCGCTGTCTCCTCGGCCAGGACCAGGGCAGCTGCCAGAACTACACCATGATGTGGTTCTTCGACAGCCAGCAGAAGGAATGCGCTCGTTTCTGGTTCGGCGGCTGCGGTGGCAACGAGAACCGCTTCAAGACGCAAGACGAGTGCAAGAACCTGTGTGTGACGAAGAGCCGATGA